The Juglans microcarpa x Juglans regia isolate MS1-56 chromosome 2S, Jm3101_v1.0, whole genome shotgun sequence genome has a window encoding:
- the LOC121251433 gene encoding phosphatidylinositol 4-phosphate 5-kinase 2-like, which yields MLETLVGLSEQAINPNNSDNKKRKSEEEEEVEFVVSQPCVVVGRTRSPAGSRRVTPTATTTATSVEKVLLNGDLYIGTLFGKAPHGTGKYLWSDGCMYEGEWKKGKASGKGKFSWPTGATYEGEFRSGRMEGHGNFIGIDGGTYRGSWVADRKHGFGVKRYANGDVYEGSWKCNLQHGEGRYVWSNGNEYVGEWKNGFISGKGVLIWANGNKYEGYWENEVPKGKGVFTWADGSSTVGSWGKDFHFQVEAARKRSSVDVENVDLDVARNVNFPRICIWESDGEAGDITCDIVDNVEASMFYKGGKECSYGGSVGQTPRSPCLLANGEIKKPGQMISKGHKNYDLMLNLQLGIRHSVGKHASTWRELRPGDFDPKEKFWTRFPPEGSKCTPPHQSLDFKWKDYCPVVFRHLRELFTIDPADYMLAICGNDALRELSSPGKSGSLFYLTQDDRFMIKTVKKSEVKVLIRMLPSYYQHVYQYKNSLITKFFGVHCVKPVGGQKMRFIVMGNLFCSEYRIHKRFDLKGSSYGRTTDKPEEEIDETTTLKDLDLNYVFRLECSWFQELIWQIDRDCEFLEGERIMDYSLLIGVHFRDDCSVNEMKMSPYDTRSGKRDMHLDDTFKQGYDINKVELQEMDWILVGRGPLIRLGANMPGRAERVSRFGVDQHSGSGSSNSTPSQGGGEIFDVILFFGIIDILQDYDISKKLEHAYKSLQVDPTSISAVDPKLYSKRFRDFIHRIFVDDK from the exons TCTCGCAGCCGTGCGTGGTGGTGGGTCGGACACGATCCCCAGCCGGTTCCAGGCGCGTGACTCCCACTGCCACAACCACCGCAACCTCCGTCGAGAAGGTCCTCTTAAACGGGGACCTCTACATTGGAACGTTATTCGGTAAGGCCCCGCACGGCACCGGCAAATATCTATGGTCGGACGGGTGCATGTACGAAGGGGAATGGAAGAAAGGCAAGGCAAGCGGCAAAGGCAAGTTCTCGTGGCCCACCGGAGCAACCTACGAAGGAGAATTCAGGTCGGGCCGAATGGAGGGGCACGGAAACTTCATTGGCATCGATGGAGGCACCTACAGGGGCTCCTGGGTCGCGGATCGTAAGCACGGCTTCGGCGTGAAGCGCTACGCTAATGGGGATGTGTATGAAGGTTCATGGAAATGCAATTTGCAGCATGGTGAAGGAAGATATGTCTGGAGCAATGGGAATGAGTATGTTGGTGAGTGGAAGAACGGGTTTATTTCCGGGAAAGGGGTTCTGATTTGGGCCAATGGGAATAAGTATGAGGGGTATTGGGAGAATGAGGTGCCAAAGGGTAAAGGAGTATTCACTTGGGCAGATGGGAGCAGCACTGTCGGGTCTTGGGGTAAGGATTTTCACTTTCAGGTCGAAGCTGCGAGGAAGAGGTCGTCTGTGGATGTTGAGAATGTGGATTTGGATGTTGCGAGGAATGTGAATTTTCCGCGGATTTGCATCTGGGAATCGGATGGAGAGGCTGGCGATATTACTTGTGATATTGTAGATAATGTGGAGGCGTCTATGTTCTATAAGGGCGGTAAGGAGTGTAGCTACGGAGGTTCTGTCGGGCAGACACCGAGGAGTCCGTGCTTGTTGGCCAATGGAGAGATTAAGAAGCCTGGGCAGATGATATCCAAGGGGCATAAGAACTACGATTTGATGCTTAATCTCCAACTGGGTATTAG ACACTCTGTTGGAAAGCATGCTTCAACATGGAGGGAGCTCAGGCCAGGGGATTTCGATCCCAAGGAGAAGTTTTGGACAAGGTTTCCTCCGGAAGGGTCTAAGTGTACGCCGCCGCATCAGTCTTTGGACTTCAAATGGAAGGATTATTGTCCGGTGGTGTTCAG ACATCTGAGGGAACTGTTTACAATAGATCCGGCGGATTACATGCTTGCTATTTGTGGAAATGACGCACTTAGAGAGTTGTCTTCCCCTGGGAAGAGCGGAAGTTTATTCTACCTTACACAAGATGACCGATTTATGATAAAAACTGTCAAGAAATCTGAGGTCAAG GTGCTTATTAGGATGCTTCCAAGTTACTACCAACATGTTTATCAGTACAAGAACTCGTTGATAACAAAATTCTTTGGCGTTCATTGTGTTAAACCAGTGGGAGGTCAAAAG ATGCGTTTCATCGTGATGGGCAATCTGTTTTGTTCGGAGTATCGAATCCACAAAAGGTTTGACCTTAAAGGTTCTTCTTATGGCCGCACAACTGACAAGCCAGAAGAGGAAATAGATGAGACAACAACACTCAAAGACCTTGATTTGAACTATGTCTTTCGCTTGGAATGTTCTTGGTTTCAAGAACTTATCTG GCAAATCGATAGAGACTGTGAATTCTTGGAAGGGGAGAGAATCATGGATTACAGTCTTTTAATTGGCGTTCACTTCCGTGATGATTGCTCAGTCAATGAGATGAAGATGTCCCCTTATGACACGCGTTCTG GCAAAAGAGATATGCATCTTGATGACACATTCAAACAAGgttatgatataaataaagtAGAGCTGCAGGAAATGGATTGGATTCTGGTAGGCCG GGGCCCACTGATCCGGTTAGGGGCAAACATGCCTGGAAGAGCAGAGCGGGTGTCAAGGTTTGGCGTGGATCAGCATTCAGGTAGTGGAAGTAGTAATTCAACCCCTTCGCAGGGTGGTGGGGAGATCTTTGACGTGATTCTCTTCTTTGGCATCATTGACATTCTCCAAGATTATGATATTAGCAAAAAGCTAGAACATGCCTACAAGTCATTGCAAGTGGATCCCACCTCCATCTCAGCGGTGGATCCTAAGCTTTACTCCAAAAGATTCCGGGATTTCATACACAGAATTTTTGTGGATGACAAGTGA